Genomic DNA from Corylus avellana chromosome ca4, CavTom2PMs-1.0:
TGAGTCTGATGTAGAGCATTTTTTGTTACATTGCTAGttaaaatagccaaaaagctaatttgttgaggccaatgtgaatgctctaaagaAGTGTAATTACCTCAAAAATCTAGGAAAGAGAGATGTGATAGTTCCCATTTGGTATAGAcaaattttagggttaataacttttttagtacttgggttttcaattttttatttgttcccACCTAGGGTTTCAAAACAATCACAAATGGTACTTGACCTATGAGAGAAGACCAACTTGATATCTCCGTTAGTTTTTGTTATACTATGTCACACGTGTCACCATATAACAATGTcatgtgtcctaaaaattaaaaaaaataaaaataaaaataaaaaaaataaaaactaaatctaaaaaaaaaataaaaaaaaaaaatttaaaatttcatgggttggccaaagccacccccaaaggccttGGGGGTGGATTCGGTCACCCCCTGCGGCCCGCCAGGGGTTGGCTGAGTGACTCCCAAGGCCTTGGGGATAGTTTGGCCACCCCTgatggccaaaaatggggtggccaaagccaccctcAAAGGCCTTAAGGGTGGCCgcccacccccattttggccatggGAAGCCACCCCAGGCCGGCCGCAGGGTGTGGCCCCAGAGGCCAATGGGGTGGTTGGAGCCACCCCAAGGCCCATgagggtggtttgaccacccccaaaccagcctgagggtggctcaaccacccccaatgaccaaaatgggggtggccagccacctccattggccaaaatgggggtggccagccacctccattggccaaaatggggtggctggccaccccatgaCGGAGTGTAACGGAAACTAACGGAGATATCAAGTTGGTATTTTCCCATAAGTCAGATACCATTTGTGACTGTTTTGAAACCCTatgtgggaaaaaataaaaaattgcaaacccaagtattaaaaaagttattaaccctatattttaaatgaacgCCCAAATCTTGAAAACGAGGCCgaatacaaaataaacacacaaaatgacttttaattttactttaaattaaAGAGCAGAATGGTATATTTATAAGTTATATAAAACAAGTAATTTTCTAAGCATTTGTATGCATCACATGTAACATATTTATTCTTCGAGATGATTTTTGGATTACTCATAACTTTTAGAGTTACCAAGtacatatataacattttttaactTCATTTATCCATGATTCTTTTCAAAGAACTAgaagtatatattaataattaaaatttaattaccaagctttattattaaaatttatcaCTATATGACGATGCTACATTTCTCCCACCACATATCAGCAAGATATCATAAATTGCTTTATTATTCCTTACAAGATAACATGGACAATTCAACAACTTCAAAAGTTTGCTCTTTACTTTCCACGTCTGTACTTTGCAATTACATTGATGGGGTATTTGCAACCTTCCAGGCATACTGAACTAACAAGGCCATCTCTCTTTCACCAGCCACTTCATTGATGGGCACAGCATcacaaatttctttaaaatcctCGTGTAAGCTTCAATGCCAGGGAATTGAACCGATGTTGTTATCAAGATTATGAACCTTAGTTGTCCCTGTAAATCATCCAATCAATAACTTTCACATAATGCTCTACTCCAAGTTCATGAAACAGGAAATGTGACAAGAAATGGTCCAAGTTCCCAAGCTGTAGATGTGGTTAGAATTGAAATATGTCTAACCAGACAATTCAGGAGTAGAATTTTGTTTCTcatggaaagaagaaaaagtattgattaaagTGAACAGGCAGCTCTACATAGAGTTGATCAAGTAAATGTGAAGATATCTAAAGAGATTAAGAGTCTAATATATATACCAGGGATAGGGATTATATCGTCTCCCTGATGGAGAAGCCAAGCCAGAGCTAGTTGAGGAGGATTGCAGGCATGCTTTGAAGCCAGGTTGGCAAGTCGGGCATATAGAAGTTTGTTCTTCTCTAAATTCTCCCCATTAAACCTTTGGATGATTAGCCTATGCCAGGAACATCATATGAGCGTACTTATCAATTCTTCTTGTAAAAAGATTTGATTTAATAACATTTCTACATTGTTAAGAGAGGGAATTACTTGATATTTATGTGTTTGTGTATAGAAACATGAGATAAATTTATTTGTGCTCGCATACCATGAAACTCTTATTAGCCAAGCTCTCCACGACTGCTTTGCCGCCAAAAAAGCCATGGCCAAGAGGGCTATATGCCACTATCCCAATACCAAGCTCTCTGTGAGATTAACAGTAACATTGAATCAGGGGCGAAACCAGAATTTTAGGAGAGGGGGAGAaaattacacaaaataaaatttttggggGTAAAAGTTAATTTAGGGGGGtcaatttcataaaaatacctaaaatttagaagaaattttcaaatttttatgacatttttaaaattttggggtggTTCCACCCCTGCAATGAATGCTGTGAAAGTATTGTAATGTTCTATTGTTCTTAAAATCACTGATTCATAGCCAATTCAAAGACCATGAAGACAACATTTTCAGCTATCTTAATATATTAATGATGGACTTTGGAATGCAAACATCAGAGCTAGATATCAAATAAACCTGCAGAGTGGGATTATCTCTCTTCGATATCACGAGTCCATAGAGAATACTCCATTTGTATGGCAGTGATGGGATGAACTGCATGAGCTCTTCTTATTGTGTCTACACTAGCTTCAGAGCTTCTGATAGCCCAATGTATTTGCTCTTTCCTTCCTCCACCAGCTTCTTGAGCTCCTCCATCTACCTTGCCAAAGTTATAAATCAAGCAAAGATTATGCAGTGCAGTAGATTGAAATATCTGAAAAGTTTGGTATAAATTTAAAAGGACAATATCTCATGACACTCACAGTATCCTCTATTGGCACTGAAATGTCCACACGGTGCTGATAGTACAGATCAATGTAGTCCACATCGAGACACTTAAGACTAGCTTCACAGCATTGTCGTACATACTCAGGTGTACCCTTGACGCCCAATTGACCCTCCTCTGAAATGCTCATACCAAATTTTGTAGCTAATTGAATTCTTTCTCGAGGAAGCTGCTTCAGAGCCTAAAAGGACAAGATAATTAACTTTGTCCACTAATATCAGAATGTAAATCgcaaccaaacaaacatatACAATCAACATTTGAATAGGATTAGAGTACCTTGCCAATCATTATCTCGTTATCATGATTCTGTCCGTAAACATTTGCTGTATCAAAGAAGGTTATACCCCTATAAAAAGCTTCCTTTACAACGGAACATCCAGCTTCATGTGACAAAGGAGCATTAAGTATCCCGGAAAGTCCCCCGCATCCAAAGCCCAATCTAGAAACCTGCAGCCAGAAAAGGATGCCgtgagaagaaaaatgaagcaGTTTCATGCAAGTAAAACTAGTGAAGTCAGACAAGAACCAATGATTTGGGTTTCCATGTAGTCCCCAAGGTGTGTTTAATTCATGATTTGCTTCTTAAAAATTATGTATCTTCATGTGGTTGGATTGAGGGCACCCGATTGAAGCGTTATATGACAGATATGGGTACTAAGTTGTTTATGATGTAGGCAGTGCAATGGCAGCAAAATTATCTTGTGTCATTTTTTAAGGAGTTGGAAATGGCCTCCTGCTGGATCTAAAGATGTGGTGGAAATCCAAAGTAAACTTCCTGAACTTGAACTTGGAGATGCAGATAAGCCAATATGGACCTGCTCCAAGAAGCCAATATGTGCTCAATGAAACAAAATTCAGCAAGGAAAATTAAACAACCGTGAAGAACTTTGATCAATTTGCTTAcagaaatcaaattgaaagaaaaataaggaaCACATAAGACATTTGTAAGAGTTAATGATGCATTAATTCTAACGGTGCCTATATGTGTGACTGCAGCAAGATTACCATTCGGTAGTTTAACTTGTTTAGAACAATGGAAGTGATTGTTgtaagaaaagagagagaacagacaATGTGATCTGTTGCACCAGTATCAATTATCCATGGATAATCAACAGAGTTCTTAACAGccatttgaaaaagatgatTGGAAGAAAAAACAGAGTGTTTATATCCTAGAGTAGAagattgaaaacaaaaagaatggcGTGTATTACCTGCCATCTCAGTGAGCAAATGGTCTTGGTTGTCAGTGGTGACAGCATGAGCAGAAGCATGAGTAGAGGCATCATCAGGAATCTTGGACCTAAGCAAGGTTAACAGCTGCTGGCATTGCTCAGAAGTGATTGGAATTTGGGGCATGGGGGAGTCATACACCAGATTTGCTGAAGGAGCACAAGCAACATTCTTTCCTTTGGTGAATTTGTATCCTGGAGGATAGCCATGCAacttatagcatttctcaatagTATGGCCAAGGAGACCACAATGAGTGCAAAGTGGACGCTTCTTAGTTCTTACGAGGATAACCTTGTGTCCTTGAGCCTTGAGGATGAGAAGGATAAGGTGGAGGATACTTTGGCACCATTGCAACAGGGGCAGATGGAATAAACCTTGACATCACAGCAGGGGCATGGTTCAAACGAGCAAAGAAGGTAGAGGTAATTTCTCTCTGACCCTCTTTTTGCACAACCATGGAAAAAATCTTATTGATCTACGGCAATCGATCCATCAACAGAATCTGTCCTCTGATGTGAGAAAATGACTCATTGAGTCCCATCAAGAATTAGAACACATATTCTCAATGTTGATACTCAAGAACAGTGCGAGAAGTTCCACAAGAGCACATAGGCAGGGGGCGATAGTTATTCAGATCATCCCAAAAACCTTTAAGAGAGGTATAGTAGGAACTCACAGATTGGTTGTTCTGAGAAAGAGCAGAAATGGCCTTTCGCAATTGAAAGATTCGAGGTCCATTTGATTGAGAGAAACGCTCCTTAATGTCATCCCACATCTCTTGAGCAGATTCGATGTAGATGATACTAGAGATCTCCTGAGACACTGAATTGAGAATCCAGCTCAATACCATATTATTGCATCAATCCCATGCAAAATACTCAGGAGTGTCCGTTGATGGTTTTGCCAGAGAGCCATCAATGAAACCAAGCTTCTTTTTGGCCGAAAGTGCCATTGACATGGATCTCTTCCAAGTATGATAATTGTTTCCAACCAAAGGTTGGGAAACAAGTAGAGTCCCTGGACTATCTCCATGATGGAGATAGAAAGGACTGGAAAACTCCACACCAGAAGGCGTGGAGCTTAATGGAACAGTGTCCATGGAGTTAACACCATCAGCAGAGGCATCAACAGTTGTATTATCAGGAATCGAAGGCAtctttgaagatcaaaagaaGAACAGAGGAGATATAGATGAAAAACAGAGGAATCTTagatgaagaaggaaagaaaagaagaaagcacGATGAAGAACGaaacctgctctgataccatatcaaACTATGCAAATGCATGAGGAGAGAAAACTGAGAAAGAAGTTGCAGAAACTTTACTTCATTTgcattaatgaaaaataaatcagGGCGGAAGAATGATTGCTAAAGGGCGATTCAAGAGGAGAATGGAGAACTTGGCGTTATGCAGTAGTTGGAAAATTTTGAGTTCAGCCTAATTGCAGATTGTGTCTTTGTTTCGTTGAGTCATGCATGTAAAATAGCTTAGCGGGCTTTGTGTTCTTCTGCTTTACTGCAGATTGTAATTTGCAATATGATGTTGCTTGCTGGAGTTCCTGTTTGATATCTGGAAGGTTGTATCGATGGAGGTTCATTCCTCATTTCTAATAAACTGGAGGTCACGTGCCCATTTTAATGAATCTTGTTattgatttttagtttttccatTTGCTTGCTATATGcggttcttatatatataatatatgtgtcaTTGATTCCTTTGTTCTGTCCTACGCCCTTTCTTCAGTGGATTCAGCTTCAATTCAGAAGCCATAAATTTGTTTCCAGTTGATCCACCTGTAGAAGTAAGTATCTGGATACATTTTTATGAAGTTAACTTATAATCTATATATAGTATAGTTATATATCTTTTCTAATAGaagtttaataattaaatatgttccttaatttttacttttaaactTGTgggttgaatatatatatatataataaccaaaACTTCTcttaaaaatgctttaaaaTTACGATATGTGGGgtgaactcattttttttaaaggttaaaccggttttttaagacataatattTGCATGTTGAACCCATCactttttaagagtgaaccggctttttactttaaaaaccagtcattaaattagcttaactaagggcatttaattatatttcgataattttccatatatgaattattcaataaattaattattatcaatGTCCaattcaaataaggaaacaaataatacaaatcaaattattatgcaTTAATAAGTTTAGTTACTTTAATATCTATATTAATACGTTTATGAttctccaaaaataaaaataaaaatacgtTTAGGGTCTCTCACCTAACCGATTAATAGTTTTCcgtatataaattattcaatatattaagtattattaatgtccaaatcaaataatgtaacaaataatacaaatcaaattgtTATGTATTAATACGTTTAGTCACTTTAACATGTGTATTAATATGTTTAGgattctcccaaaaaaaaaatacgtttAGGGTCTTTCACTTAACCATTAAAATTGACCCGGTTCATATCTCTCCCTAATGCTTAAATCCgcgttttgaattttaattagataaaatgtgtttaaattgcttttatttgtttaggtatgacaaacaattaattaaaatgtaGGATTTTCTACAAATACTGGTTGTTTTGTCTGAATtaggtcctatgctcaagttcaaaaAATGCAGTTATGGATTATGATAGCACTTAGGGACTTGGCCAGAGGCATCTGAAGGAGATTTGTATTATTAGACTTAATGAGATTAAGTCAAAGTGGAAATTATTGATGTGGTGACACTCATCCCATTAAGTAGATGGAATCTGTTAGTTTTACTCTTAGTTTGGGATTCGATCTCAGATTTAATTTTAGACtttgtattagttttttttgACACCAAATTGAACTTGTTTTTTGGGTGCCAATTAACATAGTCATTCTATCTATATATAAAGGACATGGGACGTCCTTTTGTTCTGGGTATTACATACAGAGCCGCACAAGCTAGAGAGAAAAGGAATAGAAAGAGTGGACTGTTGTGTGTGATGTCTCCGTAGGCTATGTTATAAGCTCACTAAAATACTCCCCAAATGTGTCAATCCATTTGTGCATTTTGTCGAGGTTCCgtcatcaaagaaaaaaaaaggcacatgCATGTAGAGAGGTCCCATTTGAAATGATAAATTCGTATGCTTTGATTTACTAACATTGGTTTACACTATTTGCTTCAGAATTACATATATGGAACTATATTGTTTTATTCATCGGTTCTAATTACTTCTAAGTAGCAAAATCAGAGTCTACACAAGTGTTCCACCCTTCATATACTCGGTGAAGGCAAGTGCAACCAAACCCAACATGGCAAACCTCCCATTCCACATCTCAGCATCTGAAGTCATAAACCCGTCTGACTTGGACTCCACGCTCACCCCTTTGAACAAAGGAATCAGAGATGCAAATGATAGCACAATGGTGGTTCCTACGAACCATGGGATCCCGCCGTTGGATATCTGAGCAAACACATCCTGGCCCCTGTATAGCTCTACCGCCATCGCAGAAACGAAGCCAACCATGGCTAGCCTGCCGTTGATCCTCTCCGGTGCGGGCCCACTGAATGCGAACACGTCAGAGAACTTCGTGCTCATCTGCTCATACCAAAACACCTTGTCAAATCAAAATGCATGGTACAACGGTGTACAAATAGTTATATCCTACAGCACTAGTACTATTTATACGTACCTTAGGTGTAGGTGTTGGTTGCTCTTGCTTGTATTTCTGTAAGCCAAGGAATTACAGACGGTTAGGATCATTTATTGCACATCAATCAGCATGTGATCGTTACTTAGTTAAGCTATAACCtgggaaaataataataataataataagaagaagaagagaagctgcaGACTCTACGTACCTCTGCCATGGACCGCACACGCATGGTAGCATTCCTAGGCAAACGTGGCACATAAGTGCTGGGAAGAAACTGGTTCACCCTAGACCCATTGGCCAAACGGGTCACAGCTGGGGTGGCCAAGCAGGATTGCATTGCAGCCGAAGTAGTCATCATGAATGCTTAGTGCGAACAAATGCTAAATTATGTAGTGGAGAAATGTGAGCTTGGAATTAATGCCTATTTGTGAGTGTGGATATTGTACTTCTACGAGAGTATGGGTGCGTATATATAGTGTGCGAGGAAGGCAGAGGGGTggatatttgtatatatattttgaaaagctCATTGGTTCACGTGCATGGGTTCGTTTGTCCACGTACATGATGGTGTAAGCGCGCGGCGTGGCCCTCACAAGCACCGCTGCATTTCACTTGTGAGTTTGAGGCCAAAATGGTTCCAGCATTAATTTGTCTTTTCTACGGACTAGCACATTCCAAACCCTCACTAGTCACAGATTGTGTGGCTCAGTTTTCTGTTGTTGGCCAATGGGGGTAAATTTCTCTAAAGTTAAATGAGAATCACTTTCTCGCATGCATTCGTTTTTCTTGTTTCATATAATTATCACTAATTGGTTTTAACAcggcacaaatttttttagggaCGTGTTACACAATGACACGTCACTAGAAGGTGATGTTTTAAAATTCTTGATAATGTGTATACGTTACTAAATACTCAATTTTTTGTAGTATATATCGTATATGATAGGAAAAGTTTGTGGGAATTCAGAGACCACAGTACTTACATTTTGATGTATGTATAGTTTTTACTCATAGCACACTATAATTATTCCTACACCAGCcttaaatttcaaattgtgtAACGCTAATTCAAGCAACCATACACACGTCACAAATCAAGCATAAATTAAGAATATTCCTCCAACAAATTGTGAAAACAGTCGTCTCTTCTTCATCAAATTCTACTGAAGCGAAATATATTATTAGAAActaatgctttaaaaaaagtatagaaaataaaaatttaaaaagactTGAAAATTCTTTAAATGCATATTACAAATTGTTTACAAAAGAGTACTGTTGAATAATTAAACCAACAaattctgaaaaaataaaataaaataaaattcttcaaCCCTAGATCAATGTCCAAACATGAATTTCTGATTAACAATTATCAAAGatgaatgataaaaatcattatttcaatCATCTTCATATAATTGGTGAATCTACCATTGAACTTTTATGTAGATCCATtagatttacaaaaaaaaaaaagatagttgaaagatggttgaaagaatGATACAGTTATGCCTCGTTATAAAACCATTTACAAACTAAAAAGATACAGAAagtagaagaaagaagaaaaagaaagagattttagattttattttattttattttttccttgagagcctttttttttaatgatgccTCGTTATTAAACGATTTACAAActaaaaagaaacagaaagtagaagagagaagaaaaagaaagagaattttagattttattttattttattttttccttgagAGCCTTAAGATCGAATGACAGTAGTTGGAACGGATGTGTTTccaagattttcaaaatatcacATTTAAGGTATTTGTTGCTTGTTGTTTGGCACCATCTATGGATTACGTTAATACTCTCTGTCTCTCCCTCTTAAACTATCAGAAGCCAAAAGTCCCacagaagggaaaaaaaaaggacaaaatatATTTCAGATCATTGCTAACAGTACTGTATAGATATATTAAGTTAAAAGACACGTAAGTTGGACTGGGTCTTGCAGATCGATGTACGTAGCCACTGCGTATACAAATATCTGGAATCCAAAAATCagttgaaaatttcaaataaattgaatGTGAAACAAATATCTGAAATCCAACACACTATATGGAAGAAGAAGCTAGAAGCGTAccagcgagagagagagagagagagagatttgggaCAAGTAGACTGTGGAATGTGATGTTTTGACTTATTCTACTTAGACAGGTTCAGTTAGGTACGTGTCTTTTGATTTTAAGAGTTATATCTTTCTTGAAAGGAAACAAGAGTGATATAATAAAGGCTTCTAGAATTATTCTAACttaagagatatgatagggGCTCAACTGAGTCCTATTTAAGACCCAACTTTTATTTACGTTGCACAAAGTTATATAAGTGTTAggttcattcatccaaaaaaaaaaaattgaaattttaaaaaagagacaaaaattaaaacatatgtCTACAAAAGTTGGCCGGGTCTTAGATAGGGTTTAGTTGAgcctctcgctctctctctctctctctctctctatatatatatatataagacttaaaATGACACTTGGCAGCATGCTAAAACGCCATATAACCGGTTCAGTTATCATAATGTGCGTGTCTTTTGATTTACATAACTAGTTCAGTTATCAAAACGTACgtgtcttttgattttaaacGCACAGTTTAACTTAAAATGATACTGGATAGCATTTTAAAATACCACGTGTTGTCtctaagaggtagttcaatcggctgggaccacgcctaataaaacGAATGTCACTTGTTCGAATCC
This window encodes:
- the LOC132179582 gene encoding early light-induced protein, chloroplastic-like translates to MMTTSAAMQSCLATPAVTRLANGSRVNQFLPSTYVPRLPRNATMRVRSMAEKYKQEQPTPTPKMSTKFSDVFAFSGPAPERINGRLAMVGFVSAMAVELYRGQDVFAQISNGGIPWFVGTTIVLSFASLIPLFKGVSVESKSDGFMTSDAEMWNGRFAMLGLVALAFTEYMKGGTLV